A single genomic interval of Sceloporus undulatus isolate JIND9_A2432 ecotype Alabama chromosome 2, SceUnd_v1.1, whole genome shotgun sequence harbors:
- the LOC121920683 gene encoding uncharacterized protein LOC121920683 translates to MAPEAPARSRGTAGDSGGVPQETISCTPCDSTTETACSLPPDQEDACECKSTALPTNACAEAPQRAQVETIQSGSLPKKAPRGKKTIPAAAMSKEGGAAQKRRAAAAAAKTALLSGQGDKAPLPEEIVLQYPLDQLTCPVCEEPKKQYAKHSTLVTHITRYHAPVCYLCEQCSSKFKNLLALKKHKTSGCTTSPPSDLPPSQAHPKPHLWSNSLLTLIKHHQYHLLALFA, encoded by the coding sequence ATGGCTCCAGAAGCCCCTGCCAGAAGCAGAGGCACTGCAGGAGACTCAGGAGGAGTTCCGCAGGAGACCATCAGTTGCACACCGTGTGATTCAACTACAGAGACAGCCTGCTCCTTACCACCAGACCAGGAGGATGCATGTGAGTGCAAATCCACTGCCTTACCAACTAATGCCTGTGCCGAAGCTCCTCAGAGAGCACAGGTGGAAACCATTCAGTCTGGCAGCCTCCCTAAGAAAGCTCCCAGGGGGAAGAAAACCATCCCGGCAGCCGCCATGAGCAAGGAGGGTGGGGCAGCACAAAAACGccgagctgctgctgctgctgctaagacTGCCTTACTCAGTGGGCAGGGAGACAAGGCACCTCTCCCTGAAGAGATTGTCCTCCAGTACCCACTTGACCAGCTTACTTGTCCTGTGTGCGAAGAGCCAAAGAAGCAATATGCAAAGCACAGCACCCTTGTCACCCATATCACCCGGTACCATGCACCGGTTTGTTATCTGTGCGAACAGTGCTCTTCAAAATTTAAGAACCTTCTTGCTCTCAAGAAGCACAAGACATCAGGTTGCACGACTAGCCCACCCAGCGATTTACCTCCATCCCAAGCCCATCCCAAGCCACATCTATGGTCCAACAGCCTGCTGACCCTGATAAAACACCATCAGTACCACCTGCTAGCACTGTTTGCATGA